Genomic segment of Nitrosopumilaceae archaeon AB1(1):
TCTTTCTTTCTATTTATTTTATTGATTCTGTTTGTTTTAGTTATCTGTGTTATTATTTTTTTAAACTCTGATTTATTTTTTGAGCCCTCCACTAATCTCTCAACATATTCCCTCTCCTGTAATTTTATAATCGTATTATTTTGTAACATGTGTCTAATGTGTCCTAATTTGCTTGGATCTCCTTTTTGGATTTGTAAAAGAGTGTCTACATAATCTATTAAAAAATGATCCATAATACTGATAAAATCTCTTAATATTTATCAATATAGAAAAACTAACACAAGAAATTTGTAATCATTATTAATAATTATATCATGCATGACACAAAAGATCTGTTGGAATCGATGAGATACTCAATCCAACAAACTATTCCATTAGGAAAAATTGGGATTGCGTTCTCTGGTGGCGTTGATAGCACCCTGCTAGCAAAATTATGTTCAGATCTAAAATTTGATCTTGTTTTACTAACTATTGGATTTAGTAAATCACATGATATTCTCTTTGCACAACAGGTAAATCAAACTCTGTCCTACAAACATCATATCTTAGAGATAGATTCTACTGAATTTGATGACACCGTACAGAATATCGAGAAAATAATATCTGTCGATAATTTATCTTGGATAGAAAACGGTATTGCCTTTTATTATATTTCCAAACTTGCCAATTCCTTAGGAATTGATAATATTGTTACTGCAAATGGCATAGATGAATTATTTTGTGGTTACAATGCATATAGAGAGGTTGCCGATCAAATTGATTCCTTATCTACTATGGTGGATAGAAAAATTACTAATGAACTTGATATGTTAAATGCAATTAATAATGTTACATCCATCTTTACTGTAAAATCATTTCAGCCATTCTTGTCTGCACCATTTATTAATTTTGCAAAACGATTACCATTTTCTTGCAAGATTCATGGCACAGATGATCTTATGCGTAAGCATATCATACGTGATGCGGCGTATAGTATTGATATTCCTAAACTCTCATGTTTTAAGCCAAAGAAAGCAATGCAATATGGATCATTAATTCATAAAAAATTACTAAAATCTAAATTCCACGACAGGTCTTTTTGACTTTTATACACACATTTCTTATTATTTTAGATGATGATCCCAAGTGTTGTTTTGCTGTAAAAATTTTCTTAATTTCTTCACGTGTGAGTTTGGAAGATATTGCTTTATCTTGCATTATTGCATCTATGAATTTTTTATTTT
This window contains:
- a CDS encoding asparagine synthase C-terminal domain-containing protein is translated as MRYSIQQTIPLGKIGIAFSGGVDSTLLAKLCSDLKFDLVLLTIGFSKSHDILFAQQVNQTLSYKHHILEIDSTEFDDTVQNIEKIISVDNLSWIENGIAFYYISKLANSLGIDNIVTANGIDELFCGYNAYREVADQIDSLSTMVDRKITNELDMLNAINNVTSIFTVKSFQPFLSAPFINFAKRLPFSCKIHGTDDLMRKHIIRDAAYSIDIPKLSCFKPKKAMQYGSLIHKKLLKSKFHDRSF